The following proteins are encoded in a genomic region of Deltaproteobacteria bacterium:
- a CDS encoding ABC transporter ATP-binding protein, whose translation MTTKTARTPGEPGAGPGQPFLEVINLTKDFEINHASVRVLDDISFIAGAGEMICILGRSGCGKTTLLNILAGFLPPTSGTVLLNHQAVHCPGPDRCVVFQEDALFPWLTVRENIAFGLQGRTKDKAYLNKEVDRFLSLAGLSAFQGYLPREISGGMKQRVALARVLILQPAVLLMDEPFVSLDLQTREEMHNLLVSLWEKLAQTILFVTHDVDEAIKLADRILLVDRAPGRIREKIPVSLPRPRTVENTDFVFFRRKLHETLRQG comes from the coding sequence ATAACCACTAAAACGGCAAGGACACCCGGAGAACCGGGGGCCGGTCCGGGGCAGCCTTTCCTTGAAGTCATTAATTTGACGAAGGATTTTGAAATCAACCATGCCTCGGTGAGAGTCCTTGACGACATAAGCTTTATTGCCGGAGCCGGCGAGATGATCTGTATCCTCGGACGTAGCGGATGTGGCAAGACCACGCTTTTAAATATCCTTGCCGGCTTTTTGCCTCCTACTTCCGGCACGGTTCTCTTGAATCATCAAGCAGTGCATTGCCCAGGTCCTGATCGGTGCGTTGTCTTTCAAGAAGATGCCCTGTTCCCTTGGCTGACGGTTCGGGAAAATATCGCCTTCGGCCTACAAGGTCGCACCAAAGACAAGGCGTATCTCAACAAAGAGGTAGACCGCTTCCTGTCTCTCGCCGGACTGAGCGCTTTTCAGGGATATCTTCCTCGGGAAATCTCCGGGGGTATGAAGCAAAGAGTGGCTTTGGCACGGGTCCTTATCCTTCAGCCCGCAGTCTTACTCATGGATGAGCCTTTTGTCTCCTTGGACCTTCAGACCCGCGAAGAAATGCACAATCTACTTGTTTCCCTTTGGGAGAAACTGGCTCAGACCATATTATTCGTGACACACGATGTAGACGAAGCCATCAAACTGGCGGACAGAATCCTGCTTGTAGATCGAGCCCCAGGACGTATTCGTGAAAAAATTCCTGTGTCCTTGCCACGGCCGAGAACCGTGGAAAACACAGACTTTGTCTTTTTCAGGCGCAAACTTCACGAGACCTTGAGACAAGGCTGA
- a CDS encoding TVP38/TMEM64 family protein, whose amino-acid sequence MEKVVQGQTQNRGRAIIKASIFAAFMIAAIALVRFTPVKGYLTAEALGRFLGQAGFWAPLVFMLVYAGGVCLFLPGTLLTGLGAAIFGAYWGFLYVWIGAMLGATAAFWIGRTLGREFAASLIGDRLMKYDEAIERNGFATVLYLRLVYFPFTPMNFGMGLTKVRFRDYCFGTGLGIIVGTFIFTFFIGTVKEVWASGNWAELLSFKVFFSLGLFAFSFFIPKIIKKIKGEDEHA is encoded by the coding sequence ATGGAGAAAGTCGTTCAAGGACAAACGCAAAACCGGGGGAGAGCCATCATAAAGGCCTCTATCTTTGCCGCCTTTATGATTGCAGCCATCGCCCTGGTGCGATTTACGCCCGTAAAAGGCTATCTAACAGCTGAGGCATTGGGGCGTTTCCTAGGGCAAGCGGGGTTTTGGGCGCCTTTGGTCTTTATGCTTGTCTATGCTGGGGGGGTGTGTCTGTTTTTGCCCGGAACCTTGTTGACCGGCCTGGGCGCGGCTATTTTTGGGGCCTACTGGGGATTTCTGTATGTATGGATTGGGGCCATGTTAGGGGCCACCGCCGCCTTCTGGATCGGCCGCACCCTCGGAAGGGAGTTTGCTGCCTCCTTGATTGGGGATAGACTGATGAAGTATGACGAGGCCATTGAGCGTAATGGATTTGCCACGGTCCTTTACCTACGCCTTGTATACTTCCCTTTTACGCCAATGAACTTTGGCATGGGATTGACGAAGGTGCGCTTCCGGGACTACTGCTTTGGTACAGGTTTGGGCATTATTGTCGGAACTTTTATCTTTACATTCTTCATAGGCACGGTCAAGGAGGTTTGGGCCTCCGGCAACTGGGCAGAATTACTTTCTTTTAAGGTTTTCTTTTCCCTGGGACTGTTCGCTTTCTCATTTTTTATCCCGAAAATCATTAAGAAGATTAAAGGAGAAGATGAACACGCATGA
- a CDS encoding nitroreductase family protein: protein MDFKEVVNKRRAVNYFDSQKTVSDELLRELVDMAAKAPSSFNLQPWNVMILNDPEEKMRLRKLAWDQPKVTEAPVVFIVLADRDGWKGGHTIVEKNFREMVKAGGMSEDQHEWFVNACQGLYGASQEKQQAFACKNTGFFAMALMFAAKSLGLDTHPMDGFDHDGVRKAFNIPENYWVPLLLAIGYFDETKELYPPKWRKTFDEIVVKFN, encoded by the coding sequence ATGGACTTCAAAGAAGTTGTTAACAAGAGGCGGGCTGTCAACTATTTCGACTCCCAAAAGACTGTTTCCGATGAACTCCTGAGAGAGTTGGTTGATATGGCAGCAAAGGCGCCTTCCAGCTTTAATCTTCAGCCGTGGAACGTGATGATACTCAATGATCCGGAAGAAAAAATGCGGTTGAGAAAACTCGCTTGGGACCAACCCAAGGTTACCGAGGCCCCTGTTGTCTTCATCGTGCTGGCGGACCGGGACGGCTGGAAAGGGGGACATACAATAGTGGAAAAGAATTTCAGGGAGATGGTAAAGGCGGGCGGCATGTCAGAGGATCAGCACGAGTGGTTTGTCAATGCCTGTCAGGGCCTTTATGGCGCAAGCCAAGAAAAGCAACAGGCCTTTGCGTGCAAGAACACTGGCTTTTTCGCCATGGCTCTGATGTTTGCGGCCAAAAGTCTCGGACTGGATACCCATCCCATGGACGGTTTTGATCATGACGGTGTACGTAAGGCGTTTAACATTCCAGAAAATTACTGGGTTCCCCTTCTGCTGGCCATTGGCTACTTTGATGAGACAAAAGAACTGTATCCGCCCAAGTGGAGAAAAACCTTTGACGAAATCGTGGTGAAATTCAACTGA